Proteins co-encoded in one Nicotiana sylvestris chromosome 7, ASM39365v2, whole genome shotgun sequence genomic window:
- the LOC104215149 gene encoding arogenate dehydrogenase 2, chloroplastic-like, translating into MFSLSSIQSNNIIQTHSSSSLLFNHHHHHGLFRPSIVSRHHLFSSFRAQNDDITITTTNNASIPSRDDNLTILQEISRSSSFLKIEKNTSSRSLSNSKKLKIAIIGFGNFGQFIAKAFIQQGHIVLAHSRTDYSLIAKSLNVNFFKDPHDICEQHPDIVVLCTSINSLERVLRSLPIQKLKRNTLFVDVLSVKEFPKNIFLQLLPQEFDILCTHPMFGPTSGKDNWKGLPFMFDKVRIGQEESRIQRVNNFINIFEKEGCRMVEMSCSEHDKYAAGSQFITHTIGRVLQKLGPETTPINTKGYEKLLNLMENTTADSFDLYYGLFVYNSNSMEVLERLDMALESVKMELFGKVLEKLEKRVENERRLALPTPITKKIENLQVEMKKEAFS; encoded by the coding sequence ATGTTTTCCCTTTCATCTATACAATCCAACAATATTATTCAAACTCATTCATCTTCATCCCTACTCttcaaccaccaccaccaccacggTCTTTTTCGTCCTTCGATCGTTTCTCGACACCACCTATTCTCCTCTTTTCGTGCCCAAAATGATGATATCACCATTACCACCACCAACAACGCTTCAATCCCAAGTCGGGATGACAATCTAACCATACTTCAAGAAATTTCAAGATCATCGAGTTTCTTGAAAATCGaaaaaaatacatcatcacgTTCCCTTTCCAACTCCAAGAAGCTCAAAATAGCTATTATAGGGTTTGGTAACTTTGGACAATTCATTGCCAAGGCTTTTATTCAACAAGGTCACATTGTACTAGCTCATTCTCGTACTGACTACTCCCTCATAGCAAAATCCCTAAACGTCAATTTCTTCAAAGATCCTCATGACATATGTGAACAACATCCTGACATCGTCGTACTCTGCACTTCCATTAATTCCCTCGAACGAGTCCTTCGTTCCCTTCCCATCCAAAAGCTTAAGCGTAACACACTTTTTGTAGACGTACTATCGGTCAAAGAATTTCCTAAAAACATTTTTCTTCAATTATTACCTCAAGAATTTGACATTTTATGTACTCATCCTATGTTTGGTCCAACAAGTGGAAAAGATAATTGGAAGGGACTACCATTTATGTTTGACAAAGTTCGAATTGGACAAGAGGAATCTAGGATTCAAAGGGTCAACAATTTCATTAATATTTTCGAAAAAGAAGGTTGTAGGATGGTAGAAATGAGTTGTTCTGAACATGACAAGTATGCTGCTGGCTCACAATTTATTACACATACTATAGGCAGAGTGTTGCAAAAACTTGGACCGGAGACAACACCTATAAATACAAAAGGGTATGAAAAATTGTTGAACTTGATGGAAAATACAACTGCTGATAGCTTTGATTTGTATTATGGTTTGTTTGTGTATAATAGTAATTCTATGGAGGTTTTGGAGAGGTTGGATATGGCTTTGGAGAGTGTGAAAATGGAATTATTTGGGAAAGTTCTTGAGAAGTTGGAGAAGAGAGTGGAAAATGAAA